Proteins found in one Oncorhynchus gorbuscha isolate QuinsamMale2020 ecotype Even-year linkage group LG15, OgorEven_v1.0, whole genome shotgun sequence genomic segment:
- the LOC123998141 gene encoding urotensin-2 receptor-like encodes MDFSSSLPPSPSPLYTSPFIPNSSFPSTSPYISPSPSLASTALFCSLLSLLALLGIGGNLYTMGLLIRRRRGRRRRGCSSCCLGGRGVPLPSCLSSSPPSLSPSSSPTSSFSTSLHLQVLSLALADLLYLFTAPFIVYDSLAADWAFGELGCRLLFSLDLITLHASIYTLTAMSLDRYRAVANPLATSSSPSSGLLRVALAWGLAVALSLPMMITLHLEDGDDGQLCVPAWDEQSSKVYMSVLFCTSMIGPGLAIGALYATLGRLYWVSQTQPWASGSGGSTSYPPRAPRPKVLLLILGIVLAFWACFLPFWVWQLLPLYRPDMLRTVPVGTQVTVNRILTGLTYGNSCVNPFFYTLLTGGKRRRNRQTPTSANQLCRKSSPQ; translated from the coding sequence ATGGATTTCTCTAGCTCCCTGCCTCCCTCACCTTCCCCATTATACACCTCCCCCTTCATCCCCaactcctccttcccctccacctctccatacatctctccttcccccagcctGGCCTCAACCGCTCTCTTCTgctccctcctgtccctcctggCTCTCCTGGGCATTGGGGGGAACCTCTACACCATGGGTCTCCTCATCAGACgcaggagaggcaggaggaggcgAGGGTGTTCTAGCTGCTGtttaggagggagaggagtaccGTTAccatcctgcctctcctcctctcccccctccctctccccttcctcctctcccacctcctctttctccacctccctccacctccaggtGCTGAGTCTAGCTCTGGCggacctcctctacctcttcacGGCTCCCTTCATCGTGTACGACAGCCTGGCGGCTGACTGGGCGTTTGGGGAGCTGGGCTGTCGCCTCCTCTTCAGCCTTGACCTGATCACCCTGCACGCCTCCATCTACACCCTCACCGCCATGAGTCTGGACCGCTATCGGGCTGTGGCCAACCCCCTGGCCACctcgtcctccccctcctctgggCTGCTCCGTGTGGCCCTGGCCTGGGGCCTGGCGGTGGCCCTCAGCCTGCCCATGATGATCACCCTCCACCTGGAGGACGGAGACGACGGACAGCTGTGTGTCCCTGCCTGGGACGAGCAGAGCTCCAAAGTGTATATGAGCGTGCTGTTCTGTACCAGTATGATAGGGCCGGGGCTGGCCATCGGGGCGCTGTATGCTACTCTGGGCCGTCTCTACTGGGTGTCCCAGACCCAGCCCTGGGccagtggtagtgggggtagcaCATCCTACCCTCCACGGGCCCCAAGGCCCAAGGTCCTGCTCCTCATCCTGGGGATAGTTCTGGCCTTCTGGGCCTGTTTCTTGCCCTTCTGGGTGTGGCAGCTGCTGCCGCTATACCGGCCCGACATGCTGCGGACAGTACCGGTGGGTACCCAGGTGACGGTGAACCGGATCCTAACGGGGCTGACGTACGGGAACTCTTGCGTGAACCCATTCTTCTACACGCTGCTCACAGGGGGGAAACGACGGAGGAACAGGCAGACACCGACGTCAGCGAATCAGCTCTGCCGCAAGAGCAGTCCGCAGTAG